The nucleotide window gcgCCACAACAAATAACGCGGTGGAGGCAGCTACAGAGCAGGCAATCACCATCGGCAGTACTGCTCCTCCAAAGCGCGAAAAGGAGACGCACGTCACGAGTGccgacgacgcggcggcaACCGCGGACGCCGGTGGCGATGGGCTGGAGGCGGAGTTGACCACTACGCCTAAGCCGACCAAGCCCATGTCTTTGCCGCCCCAGTATGTTGGCGCACCGGCGGAGATCCAGCGCGTCATCAGCGACTTTTACGACGTCCCGCAGTTTCCCATGCAACTTCTGTTTGTGCGCACCGCCCAGGGCGAGCGCGACTTGCGGTTGTCCCCTGGCTCGGTATGCAGCATTGTCTCTCGCATGGCCGCGCATGTGCTGCGGCACAAAACGGACAATGTCATCATCGTCTCTGCCGGGCTGCGCGTTATTGCGTTTGAGTCTCTGGACAAGGGCTGGCGCATCACGAGCGAGTCTGCGCTCCTCTTCGCAAAGCTGATGCGCCGTTCCTCACGCCTCGTACGCGTCCCTGTCACTCTCATTCAGGACATGATTGTGAGTGGTGGGAAGCTGAAGGAAAAGCTGCTCGAAAGTGTCGAGGatacgcagctgcgcagaagACTTGAGGGCTTGTCGATTGGTGCCTTCCTGCTGGAGATTGAGGCACCCAAGGCGCTGGGTGGAGTATTCTACTCGGTTGCCCTGCGCGCTCACTCGCGCATTCAGCTCCTCATAAACCACGAGGACCTGGAgggtgtgcagctgcgtctCGGCGAAGAGCTGGTAGCCTCGGAAGAGAGTCCAAATGTGGAAAAGGAAGACGATGGGTGAGAAAGGAAGCGAGGTACGTACAAGGACTGAAATTTGCCACACCCCTTTGTCACCTGTGCGAGGACGATACGCAGCCGTCGAGATCTGCAGACCACGCGCAGGCGCGTCTCTGcttgggagggggaggggaggtgtaGTACTCATGTCAACGGCGGTTCAGCCGCTAGAAGAGtattccttttttttcctttttttgctGTGGAATAAATCGCCTCTAACGTACGTAAGacagaagaaagaaaaagggaaaacgtATTAGAATAAGGGTggcgaggagagaaggaaaaccCTCCCAATGAAGCGGAGGGCTCACTCGCATGCATCAAACTATGGAGCACTCCTTGTTTGCACCGATAGGCCGTCAGCTCTTGTTTTGCAGGTAAGCATATTGTTTCAGTGTGCACATGTGATCTGATAAGGACAATGTGCGCCGGCTCCAAGtcctccctttttcccttcccccctcctccctccccctcctcatctgGGGTAGGTAGGTTGCTCACACAAAGATGTGCTCACTTACACCTGAATACACGGCTCTGCCCTCTCGACTACTCTTTGGCTGCGCTTTCCTCTCGATTTTTCTTAGggtcagctgctgctcactACATGATCTAATGGGTCGACAGCATACCCACGCCTTTGCTCGTCTCCTTCGCTTCCTTTAATTGACGCAGTGAGACACAGGTAAACCGCGCGAGTGACAGCGAACAAGACCATCTTCGACGCCTCCGCATTCCAAATCCCCCACTGTTCTCAACCCCTTCACTGTGCCTTCTTGCCGCGCtcattttttctctttgcttcACTATTTAGAGCTAAAACTGCCAACGGTAGTTTCCTCTCCTCATTTTCCAACTCGAACCGGCTCTCTCGTCACCTACTGGTGTACTTGcgtttcctccccccttttcggCGCGTTGTTGGGCCGTAGTGTCTCACTCTTCGCATCTTGTCCTCTCTCTTATTCCTAccctactctctctctctctctctgtgtgtgtgtaggtgtgtgaGCGCTGTTCAAAACGTGCCAGCAGAACACATGTCGGTTGCtgtttgttgttgctgtccCTTTCCTACCCATCCACCCCTTCTCCTGGGCCACTGCTGAGTGCGAAAAAAAGTatcccctctttttttgttgcCTGGTTTCTTTGAGCGTTGTTAGATGTCGCTTGATCGTGTATGATCACCACCGCTGTGTTCCTCGATTTCTCTCTCGGCCTGCCCTCCTTGGTGTGTACGTCGtttccttcctctccactACACCGCTTGGTTTTGTGGGTAATCACCACCGTCTCTTTCGCACGAGGTAGGCGAGGCGATTTCTCGTGCTCAAACACTTACCATCTTCACATCGTAACAAGCAGCCAACACGAGGCAACCAACTTGGTCTTGTAAAAGCCTGCTCAGCTTCCCCACCCCATTATTAATCAGTTCGTTTTTCTCATAAGTTGTGCAGTAGACGACGCTCGCGCTGCTTGCGTGGCGATCATTGAATATTGTTTCTTCCTCGTTTCTCCATACACACATCTGTCTCTGCGCGCTGCGTGGGATCGTCCTTGCACCGTTGTACTCACACGAGGAGCAGGCGTATGGCATAGAGGGGAGATGAGCAATAACGACTCGTGTATTATTCAGCCGATCTTGCTGTCTGAAAGCCCCtcaagcagcggcagtgagATTCCCAACTTGTCGTCGCTGACTGCAgaggcagccgctgcacttGCACAGCCGTCCTTGAAGATGCAGAACAGCGGCGTCGATGTCTCCGGCAGCGCCAATCTCTCTTACAATAACAACGAtctcggcagcagcaccagcacgccTGAGCCCCTCACCAATGCATCGTGTTCTCATAGGGAGCGCAACCCAAAGTTCAACATGTACAAGTTGTCAATCGAGGAGCAGTTCGACCTGATCGAGGAGGAGTTTGCCGCTATCGAGGCGAAAACCATGAACCCGCGGATGTACAACTTTACCACCTCCAACGCCAATCCAGCGAAGAACCGCTACATCAACGTACTCGCCAACGAGGAGACGATCTTCCCTCCAGCGTGCTCGGAATCCGTGCCGCCGACGACGGGTAGTCCACGACTCCCCACGTCCGGCTCTCCACCTTCGATGTCattggcgtcgtcgtcgatgaAGTCCCTCACCTCCACAGCACAGAATGTGTGGAAGGCTGCAGAGAAGCGGCTCTTGAGCACACTGCGTAGCGGCGCCTTCGCGAAAGAAGTCGAGGGTAGCAAAGAGTCCACCACCAGCCGCGCTACCAAGCGGCGTCCACAATGCTACATCAACGCCAACGTGGTGGATATGAGTGTGGAGCCTGTGTTTGTGGCCTCGCAGGCGCCGGTGCAGGAGTGCATCGATGACTTTCTCTCCGTCATCTACAGCTGCGAGGTGaccctgctgctgatgttgaCAGAGGTGGAAGAGACAGGCTTTGTGAAGGCAGACCGGTACTGGCCAGCCGACAGCGCGCCCGCTGGCAGGATCGAGTCGTTCGGCAACATGTGCGTGTACAAGGACCAGGAGGACCCGTATACGTACGACGCCACACACGAACTTGTACGAAGGCCATTCTACATACGACCCTCGGCCACGTCGAcggcgcgcgcacacaagaTCGTTATGTATCAGTATGTGGGCTGGCCTGACCGCGGCGTTCCCGACAGCACCGACTCTTTCGAGGAGCTCTTGAAGATCATTCGGCAGTATGTAGTGGCCCCATCGGCCCCCCGTGATTCCGTGGCTGGGCTGGAGAACGCCCCCCGCAaccccatcaccaccagcaACGCCAACAGCACCGGAAGTGACACGAGAGCTGGCAAACTCACGCCTCCAGTCTTTGTGCACTGCAGTGCTGGCATTGGCCGCACCGGCACCCTCATCGGTGCCTACACGGCCATCAAGCTGACGGAGGCGGGGTTGCTGGCAAATACAAGTATCCGGCGCATCGTGACAGACATGCGCAAGGCTCGCTTTGGCATGGTGCAGCGCGTGGAGCAGTACATGTTTCTCTACATGAtcgtgctgcagcacttGGGGATAGACGTGCGCAAGTTCAGCGCATGCATGCAGCCACGAGCGGACATGTATAATATGCGGTGGATGGAGGCAAAGCAGAAGGCGCTCCTCGAGGCCCGGATGGCGAAACGGTAAGAACAAACCAAAAAAGCAAAAGAAGGATGAAGGACAAATGAGTGATTGGCTCCGATGGCTACATGGGTGTgtcggaggggggggaggagatgcTTCCTTCGCAGGAGCTGTGAAAACAAGGGTGTTGCCGGTAATCTTCACAAGGACGCGATCTGGACGGAGAGGTCTAAAGCAACTCTCCTCGTGGTTCCTTGCCCACCCTTGAATAAGGTGTACGCGCATCTCGAGAATGAGTGTGGCCTTGCTGTTGGCGTTCCCTGACTGTGATGAGGAAAACGTGATCGCCGCTTAGGGGCTTGGCTAATTGAGAAAGCGTAGGCTCAAGGGCATGACACAGCGCAGTGTGTTAGCTCGCCTCGCTTTATTGGGCAAACCTAGGACACACCATATTAAGATGGGCGAGTTCTGTGCGCCACACGTCTCGGAGTCGGCGGGACCGTGATGAGccacctcaccccctccttctACCCCTTCCCGTGCACAGAGCgactctccctttctccttaATGTAAACTGTGCTTCGTCACGTCAACGTGCGTGAACCCAGATCGGTCGGTGATGAAACCTCTCGAGTGAGGAGCGCGCGAAGGCACGCACGTGTGGGTGATCACGCCTAGGGAGGTGACATCGGGGGCCCCTTTCTGCCCCCTCCCGGTCTTGCTATCAATGCACTCGCTGTGGACTGgtttgtgtgcgcgtgttccTGCAGTGTAGGCGGTcacctctttttcgtttttttttgcttccttTTCGATGGCTTTCGCGTGGACGGTCGTCCATCTCCCAAACGCTTCCACGCAAGCACCCAACCCTCATGACCTCGCGGAAGGCGTGCagggcggaggagaagggggggggtgtatGCGACACCGCTCGGACAACATTGGCGGcaacagaagaagaaaagaaacgctCGCGAATGCGAATAAAGAGAAGACGTGACCACAAACAAGCCTACAAGCGCTCATGCAGCACCTCGTACTGCGTTGTCAGACCGAGACAGCGGGAAACCATTCATCCTTGACTTTCTCGAAGGCGACATAAAGGGAATAGATAGAgcaaggagagggaggtgacAGGCTtagccccctctcctcctcgttctaGGAGCACAGTCTTATAACCCCTgtctcaccaccaccaccaccaagcCACAATGCTGGTGTGCCATGGGTAGGGGAGTGCGCGTCTgtcttcgctgctgcacacagCCGTGACAGTGACTTCAAAAAGAAACGGGAACTCTTGTAAAGATTTGCAGGTCACCTTCCCTTCAACTCGTCTGAAAATTCTGCGCCTCTCATACACGCCTTCGACATCCACCGGCCACCACATCGCCAGCACCGCATCCTAAAACAGGGCAAAAAAGctgagaaaggggggaaaggcaccagagagaaaaaaagcgaaggaagaggcgaGAGCGGACGCAATCGACTTGCCTCCGTAAAAGTAGGAACGCTGCATAGGCCCCCTTACTGACGACTAGAGCGGTAgtgcaacacacacacacacacacgcactgatCTACAATGGATAGAAAACGCAGACAGTATATACCACCGGCGCTAGGAGGCTCGCCAGCCCCTACCACTGACACAACCACGGCGGCCTCCGCAGCTGAGAAGGCCACCAAGCGGCTCATCAGCCTCCGAAGTAGCGCACGTCCACCGGATCCGTCGCGACCGACGCAGACCTCCCCGCGCGCACAAGCGACGCGTGAGCAAGCCATGACAGGCGTACACCGACACGCGTCATCCCTAAACTTGGGATGCTCGCAGGTATGTGTGTCCACCCCTAGGGATGATGCGTActccggcagcgccaccaccacaacggcTTTCACTGCCACGGGTCTGCCGCAGACGTATAGAGACGACTCACTCTCCCTTCCACGCCCTCGCGCGtacgcagcgccgccgcaatCGTCGTCGGCATCATCACcatcgccagctgctgccgccgcatccgccgcggcagcagctgctgcattgcTGAAGATCCGAAACCAAACAAGCAACAAAACAACAGCTGGCACCGCTACCAGCGGTCACCCCTCGTCTTCAGAGCACATGTCACAGTCATCGTCGTGGCACTTGGCCACTAGGCCCTCACCAACACTCTCTCTGCAGCGACCCCCGTCTGTCATCACCTTAATCAATCATCCTGCgggagaagcgaaggagCGGAATTACCCCGCCACCGCTACCGCGAACCTGCCGTGGCAGCATGTGTTCCCAtcctcgtcatcatcgcctcTCCTTCAATCGAGTGCGCCTCGGCTAGCAATGGACATGTGCCAAGAGGTGCTGGGACTGGGCAGTGACGAGGCTAGATACAACGATGCCGTAGGGACCATGTCGATGATACAAGCGGGGCTAAAGCGGCCGCGCGACTCTAACGTCTCCCCAATATCGGATGATGAGGATGACGGACACGGTAACACCGTCGCTTCCTCACCATCCTCTCCgggctcctcctcttcctccactgaCAAAgcatcggcgccgccgccaatgAGCAACGACATGTGCGCAGGGGTACCTCGTGTACCCGCAAGGGGCGAGGATATGGCGCAGGGTGGCGAAGGGTGCGATGAGGGCTCGGCAACGCGTCCCATTGCGGTGCGGACAGGTTTTCTTCCACGGCCTGGTAGTAGATATGCAAGCACCGCTtcgcggcaacagcagcagcttctcgaGCTTGCAACTATGCCTCAGTACCCGTTTCCACCGCTGAACAGAGCCACCACGGCGCCAGAGGATGAGATTCAGAGGTCGGCGTTCGGTCGAAacacggaggaggacgaggagacgGACGCCGATGATGAGATTGGAGAAGAGGATGGGGACGGCCGCTGCGGGTACGTGATGCAAAGTGACCCGCTTCGTGTCTCGCTGGATTTAGCGCAAGTAAGAAAGGTGGCATCGCTCGCAAGGACGGCGGCGACTGTCGCGGCAGATAGCGATGGTGCCGTGCAACAAGCGGAAGAGGCGGAAGCAATACTCACGGGTGCCCAGGAGGGGAGTGCGTCGCATTGCCACGCGCAGCTAGATGACACGAATACCTGCAGTCTTGAAGCAGAATGTGACGTGCGCGAAGTCTCGAAAGCACGCGCTCGCTTGGAGAAACGAGGATGGGACGATATTCATCGGCGCGCGATGCAAGCGGCTACCACACCTACACCACCATCGGAGCTTCTCCTCGACCTCCTTCAGCATCTCCCCAGCGCGCCGGGACGTGCGATTTACGACCGAAGCAactgcccacccaccaccgTGGCTAGCGGCTTCAACGAAGACTTTCACAAGTGCGTGCAGAAGCTCATGACACACATAGTACTGCAGCGCGATGGCCGCACCGGCAATGCAGAACCACCCTCCATCCCCGTTGctggtgcagcggtggcgcagcaagTCAACGCCTCCCCTGGCCCTCGCGGCAGCACGCAACGAAAGGGTGCAAGGCAAAACCCAAAGGTGGCTGAGACCGAGCAGCTTGCTGAAGTCGTCGAGAGAGGTATTGCACCCGATGTGCGCGATGTGGTAGCCTACGCCCAATTCGTCATGCAAGAGCGGCTGCACCAAGAGCAGCGGAAGAAGTCAAATTATCGCTCGACACTTTTGAGGACGGCAGTCGGAGAGTCGGAAGAGGACCGCTGCGCTGAGGATGGGGTACGCGCTAACGTCGACGTGCTGACCTCCGATCAGCACCAACAGCTTGCTAAGCTGCGAGCGGTGGTTGAGAAGAAGCTCAGCCTTatgcgcactgctgcggaaGCAACGGACGAAGTAGGCGAGGCCGAGAGGGAGGccctgcgcacgcagcgcacaaataagaagaggggaaacgAGGACGGCTCAAACGAGATGCTACTCCCTAATGATGTGACTCCGCAGGAACCCAAGGCAGTGCTTGTCGCGGCTCACACACGATTCATGGACGTcgtgcgcagcgctgcagcgagccGCCGCGAGAAAGTAGAAGCAACCCAGGCTGCAGAACAACGGCTGGAGGCCGCTGTGGCCACGTGGAGGAAGTCCTACGAcacgctgctgacgcgcgAGCGGCATCGTCGCCAAGCCGGGCAGAGACAAGACAAGCAGTCACGGGCAGAGGCACTGCTTcaggcactgcagctgcagcaggtaAATCCCCAGAAGGTGCAACGCCATCAACCCCCAGCTGACCTGTGGGGGATGGCGAAGGGGATGCGCAAAAAAGAGCGCAAGCACCTAAACAAGCTTGTCAAGGCGGCGGCTAATGcattccccctcccacccttcAAGTaacctccacctccaccgtaCTTTTCTCAGTAGCGCCGCTCactctccttcgcctccctATCACTTTTTCGCTACCGCCGTCATCACGGACGGACCGCAAGACGTAGGGGGTGGTGCGGAAGGGAGAAATtgagcacagcagcgaggaaAGACAGTGCGAGGGTGTTGCGGCCCTCtccgcaccccctccccccgaaATGCAAACATACTCACATCTGCAGAAGCACATATAATAAGCGCACACTCCGCAAGACATCTCTGCCCGATAGCAttgagaggaggagaaaggaagCTGCTTGATTATGCATGTCCCTGCATAGGAGCTGAGATGCTTGTCGGCAGCGCTTGTGCACCTCGTGTTTGTCTTCGCTCGTAAATTTCTTTCGTTGCCGTTTTCAGCGATTCTCATCAGCTGGACCCTCGTTGTCGACACTGACACTTCctttcgctgttgctgctacTCTTGTTGTCGCTGTAGCACCAGTCGCTCATGACGCTGCCCTCACTGCTGGGCGCTTTGTCGACTCATTTTCTgcactcttctccccctccctcccttctcctccgctgcttccAAATTTCAGAAGCAGCGGAATGAAGGGAGTGTCTCTGCAGCAGGGTTCCATTCCcggtctctctcctttcatAGCCCCCACTCCACAGCATGGAGGCGCTCTTCTACGAccacgccgccaccagcacgGCAACTCGCCAGGCTGACCTTCGCCAGGCCATGCAAGCATTTCTGGTGGACACTGCCTCGCGGTCGGCCGTTCAGCTCAtcgccctcctcgtccgcaTTCCCACCCCGTCTACCGTTTCTGTGGCTACCGACAGTGTtagcggcagccgcaccaccagcagcacatGTGCATCGCAGGAGGGCGGGGCTGTGACGACACGGGACGCCGCGACAggtgaggcagcggcagcggcgccccGTCGTAGTCGAACCGTGCAAAAGCTGGCGTGGTGCGCCTGGGAAGCTGATCGACGACTTCGTCAAGCAGCCGAGGACGCGGCGGAGATCAACATGTGGATCGCTCACGGTGAATTCTCTGCGTCACTGAAACCCAGTGCCAGGCTCACCAGGCCGTCTATCAGCAGCCCTTTCGTCGTCACAGCGGCCTTCTTGGCTCCGTATACGCGTGGCGACCTAGTTGTCTATGAGAGCTGGCAGCGCTGTGCCGAGGTGTGCACCGAGACACCAGCCGCTAGCGTGGCGCGCGGCTCCGCGTCGAGAACCACTCGAACAGTCTCACCACTGCACCGTGCTAGCCTCATCGCCCTTTCGCTCGGGGCTCCATCTCTGTTGCTGTCATGGGCGGAGCGACCAACTCGCTGTCACCTCGATagcctcctccttccccatcAGACTCTTCTGCTGGATCTGTCGTGGTGGTTAGCAGCGGCTAGCGGGAGCGTAGGCACAGCGAACGATACGGCAGCCGGCAGCCGAGTTAGCAACTCGGTGTTGCGAGACATATTTATCAACGACGTGCAGCCTTCTCTAAAATTGCCGAAGGGAGACAGTCGGTGCGCCGTCTGGATCTCGTATACCACCATCTTGGCATCACTCCACCCGCAGGTGATGGGCAGGAGCGAGGGCGCCAACGGTGACAACGGAAACGTCGACGTGCGCGTAGCAGGAAGTGCGTCACGACGGGGTCGTGGTTGGAACACGCTGTGTGGCGACGTCTCCGGCGTGGATGAGCAGGCATTCATGAAGACATACGCCCTGATCCGCCACCTGCTCAGCTCACTCAACGCCAGCCACTCTGGTGCTGTGGGCCGCACGCACTTTCTGCGCACTGTCCTGAGCTACGGCGGCCCTTCTTCTGCTTTGCGGCGCCAGCTCGTACACACCTGCAGTCGCGCCGCGCATGGTGTCATGGCGAccgatgcagcgctgctgcgcactcGGTCTCTTGTTGACGTACACGCCTTGTTTGGCGTACTCGCCGGCCAGGACAAGGTAAACATGTACAGTGAGGCCGCTGCGTTCGTGCGCACGGCACGACGTCGTGCTAGCGCCGGCCCGGAATTGCAACAACGGCGTCAACGTAGTGCTGTTCAAAGCGCATGGGTGCAGGTGGCCtcgtccccctctcccgGCACTGAACAGAAGGCGGTGGCTCGTGTTTCAACAAGTGTACGTGACAACGCTTTCGTGGATCGAGGTGCCAGAGCGCTTGCACGAAAACTACGACTGTGGGAGCGCAAACGACTGGGCAAAGGGGGGAAGCGaggcgtgcacgtgcgtcCGCGCGACAAGGCAGCAAAGAGGACAATGAAGCGAGCGCATGCTGAAGCCGGCGGTGCTGATTCTGAGCGCTTTCTCATGCACGCTGTTGAAAGGGCTAGTCGAGCAGCGGCGAACCACAGGGCAGGGAAAAAGCGCGGAGCTGAGCCGCTGGTAGGTGGGGACGGCTGCCCTTCAGCCTCCACCACCAGAGTGGCGCTACGGCCGCAGAAGCAGAGGCGAACGAATGCGGCGGCTGTCAGCGTTGGGCTGACCACTGACACAGCTCTTAGCTGGTGCGAGGATGCGACTGGTAGTGGCTGAAGTAGATGAGCTTCTACTGCCGCGCTCATCTGTGTCCGTCTGCTAAGAAGCGCGCAAAAATGAAATACTTGtggcttcttcttcttcgatCTCCTTTGTTTCCTATGTAGCAAGGAGGCTGTCGACGTAACAGGCATTAGCGTGTGTAGGTAACGCATATATGTACGTGTAGACGATTGAGACACACTCGGCCCTTTGCACTTAAGAGGTGCAAGCTACATTCACGAAAGTGTCGAACAAGGACAGTGGCGCTGTAGCATCGTCTTACGCCTTCCAGCCTCCCCCTGGTGAACcgctcccttctctctctatagTCTCTTTTACGCCGTTTCTGCAAGAgagtggggtgggtgtggagACCCACAGACAGAAGTGGAGGAGACACAAAGACAGCGTCAGTGCACCGTCTTCATTCACCGCCCCTCATCACTGGTCGCTTTTCATCATCAtcatgttttttttttttgctctcgCCCCATCTCCCGTTCTATaccctcctctccgtctctctgcTTTGTCATCATGCCGCACGTCCACGTGTGCGGGCTTGAGCGCAGCAACCAATTGAAGAACGATTTTTGTCAGACACTCGAGTACCCACgtagcagcgacggcaggaATCAGCACGGTAGGTAGCAGCCATCCCATCAGCCACagagcccccctctccctcccccaccgtTTCTCGCTCTATTTCCATTTCTCTTAGGCAACTTtagcagaaagagaaaacgcGCATCACCCTCTTTTTCAATCCACCCTCACTTCACCTGGCGCAGCACGCTCGCTGCAACGTATTTCCTCACTTTTTTCTCGCCACACGCGacctcttttgctttcttcttctgcctctcttGTCAAGAAGATGAGTAAGGTTTACACTGATAAGCAGGGTAACGGGAAGCTCGGCAAGAACCTGACGTCAACGGATGCGGGCTTTCCCATAAGGGGAGGAAATGAGTATAGCTCCAACTTCAACTATTATCCACCGGCAGATGTCAACTACGAGCAGTTTAGTGGAACACCAGCAGACGGTACCCTGCTTTACCCCGAGGTGACGTCGAATGCAGCTCAGGCACCGAGGCTCAGTCGCTTCCGCATTCGGGGCTTCAAGGACGTGTGGGCCAGCATCGCGTTTGCCATATTTGTGCTCTTTTCGATTGCATGGAGCATTGTGCAACTCGCCACGTACCGCTTCGACCCTGATACGAGCGGGAGGTCTCCGTTCAGTTCGGCGAGCGGGCCTAGACTGATGTGGATCGTAATTGCGTGTCTCCTGTCTGCCGGTGCCTCCGTGATCAGCTCCTCTGCGTTGCTCatcgtcgcgcagcgcattCCAGTCCAGATGATCTACGTTGCGAACATCATGACGATTTTAATGTTTTTGGCctctgccgtggcggcgttCTTGCGGCTCAACATTATCGTTGGCCTTCTCATGGTCATCTGTACGATCTTTCAGGCTGTCTGGTTCTTCCTCGTCCGCGATCG belongs to Leishmania braziliensis MHOM/BR/75/M2904 complete genome, chromosome 36 and includes:
- a CDS encoding protein-tyrosine phosphatase 1-like protein; the encoded protein is MSNNDSCIIQPILLSESPSSSGSEIPNLSSLTAEAAAALAQPSLKMQNSGVDVSGSANLSYNNNDLGSSTSTPEPLTNASCSHRERNPKFNMYKLSIEEQFDLIEEEFAAIEAKTMNPRMYNFTTSNANPAKNRYINVLANEETIFPPACSESVPPTTGSPRLPTSGSPPSMSLASSSMKSLTSTAQNVWKAAEKRLLSTLRSGAFAKEVEGSKESTTSRATKRRPQCYINANVVDMSVEPVFVASQAPVQECIDDFLSVIYSCEVTLLLMLTEVEETGFVKADRYWPADSAPAGRIESFGNMCVYKDQEDPYTYDATHELVRRPFYIRPSATSTARAHKIVMYQYVGWPDRGVPDSTDSFEELLKIIRQYVVAPSAPRDSVAGLENAPRNPITTSNANSTGSDTRAGKLTPPVFVHCSAGIGRTGTLIGAYTAIKLTEAGLLANTSIRRIVTDMRKARFGMVQRVEQYMFLYMIVLQHLGIDVRKFSACMQPRADMYNMRWMEAKQKALLEARMAKR